In Carya illinoinensis cultivar Pawnee chromosome 9, C.illinoinensisPawnee_v1, whole genome shotgun sequence, the following are encoded in one genomic region:
- the LOC122275504 gene encoding zinc finger protein CONSTANS-LIKE 4-like, translating into MKKCELCDSPANMYCESDQASLCWDCDARVHGANFLVAKHSRTLLCHVCQSSTSWNGSGPKLGPTISVCESCVNSNVKNEAGNEGNDHDNGEHGGGDSDDDDPDSDDIFEEEDDDGHGDDDQGDNNEDEDEEENQVVPWSSTPPPPTSSSSWRGTH; encoded by the coding sequence atGAAGAAGTGCGAGCTCTGTGACTCTCCAGCAAACATGTACTGCGAGTCTGATCAAGCTAGCCTTTGTTGGGACTGCGATGCTCGAGTTCATGGTGCGAACTTCCTGGTGGCTAAGCATTCAAGAACACTTCTTTGCCATGTCTGCCAGTCTTCAACGTCCTGGAATGGCTCCGGCCCAAAGCTCGGTCCTACTATTTCGGTCTGTGAAAGCTGTGTGAATAGCAATGTTAAAAACGAGGCAGGAAATGAAGGAAACGACCATGATAACGGTGAACATGGTGGCGGCGACAGCGATGATGATGATCCCGATAGCGATGACAtctttgaagaagaagatgatgatggtcATGGGGATGATGATCAAGGAGATAataatgaagatgaagatgaagaagaaaatcaagTAGTTCCATGGTCTTCTACGCCGCCTCCACCAACTTCAAGTTCTTCATGGAGGGGTACACATTAG